One genomic region from Ovis canadensis isolate MfBH-ARS-UI-01 breed Bighorn chromosome 24, ARS-UI_OviCan_v2, whole genome shotgun sequence encodes:
- the LOC138429704 gene encoding olfactory receptor 4A47-like has translation MEPRNNLSYFVLSGLRKNPKERKVLFVMFLVFCILTVLGNFLIIITVPVSKTLNSPVYFFLASLVSMDVTSSSSTTCRLISDFFFAWGWRDISFESCMTQLFVEHIFAGSGVFLLLVMAYDFYVAICKPLHYLVIMRQKLCVVLLVVSWVGGCLYSVIQLCTVYGLPFCGPNIIDHYVCDMYPLLKLICTDTYVSDLLVAFSGGLICTLGFLLLLISYRVILHSLKNLSQEGRQNALQTRGSHITVVVCFFVSCIFMAARPAKTFPIDKLLSVFYTVITPMLNPLIYSLRSSELTNAMKMLWRRNTTREMMLDKKQIQVILLFEFKMSVKAAETIHNSTMHLAQELLMNSSGPVECSGGSRSFAKEMRVLKMRSLVADHWKLTKTN, from the exons ATGGAACCAAGGAACAATTTATCTTACTTTGTCCTCTCAGGCCTCAGAAAGAATCCAAAGGAGCGAAAAGTCCTCTTTGTCATGTTCCTGGTCTTTTGCATTTTGACTGTACTGGGCAACTTTCTCATTATCATTACTGTACCTGTCAGTAAGACTCTGAACTCACCAGTGTACTTTTTTCTTGCTAGCTTAGTGTCTATGGATgtcacttcttcttcttctactaCCTGCAGATTGATTTCAGACTTTTTCTTTGCGTGGGGGTGGAGGGACATATCTTTTGAATCTTGCATGACTCAGCTGTTTGTAGAGCACATTTTTGCTGGATCAGGGGTCTTCCTTCTGCTTGTGATGGCCTATGACTtctatgtggccatctgcaagcccttGCATTATTTGGTGATCATGAGGCAAAAGTTGTGTGTTGTGCTGCTGGTGGTGTCGTGGGTTGGAGGCTGTCTATACTCAGTAATTCAACTTTGCACTGTTTATGGGCTCCCATTCTGTGGTCCCAATATCATTGACCACTATGTGTGTGACATGTACCCCTTATTGAAACTCATCTGCACTGACACCTATGTCAGTGACCTTCTAGTTGCATTCAGTGGAGGACTGATCTGCACTCTTGGGTTTTTGCTCTTACTCATCTCCTATAGAGTCATTCTGCACTCTCTGAAGAACCTGAGTCAGGAAGGGAGGCAGAACGCCCTCCAGACACGTGGTTCCCACATCACTGTGGTTGTCTGCTTCTTTGTTTCCTGTATTTTCATG gcagcaagacctgCTAAAACATTCCCCATTGATAAACTATTGAGTGTGTTTTATACAGTCATAACGCCCATGCTGAACCCATTAATCTACAGTCTAAGAAGTTCTGAGTTGACTAATGCTatgaagatgctctggagaagaaaCACT actagggaaatgatgttagacaaaaagcaaattcaagtgattttgTTATTTGAATTCAAAATGAGTGTTAAAGCAGCAGAGACCATTCACAACTCAACAATGcatctggcccaggaactgctaatgaacagtTCTGGGCCAGTggagtgcagtggtggttcaagaagttttgcaaaggagatgagagtcttgaagatgaggagcttAGTGGCTGAccattggaagttgacaaagACCAATTGA